A region from the Mycoplasmopsis phocirhinis genome encodes:
- a CDS encoding putative immunoglobulin-blocking virulence protein, with the protein MNFLKNKKIRNLTLSLFSTVSLATIVTTSLYYTNSKPNEGVDYQTNASADTKFIAKDNLDLQKTINSLTDENIRELPKPIEKPKPKPKPEESKKVEIIKVEPIEKPKPKPEPIPQPKPIEEPKPIEKPKPIVIPKTEPKPEIIPTPIPQPKPQIIDTTTQINPFASDDSKALINILGVNVRAEVTRQKPREINHFDIQNKISNIEPYQSNFIDKIVRLEVTEQLIDKVVENVAGDGTKNTGINAKYIRESALKILREVKPEDIAANIATQVTGFWQRQFEKWSKLFDSENVINFLVPDAAQKYKTMQFHSRDHRYIWLYNNLDFTKFKRLSANALKNLSEGLIISEDNVFINENGELDSYSAGYPEGYNNEIARRTRDNYERRVFSFSSAEIRTPYNVQHGIYPGWKSQDVTDEEQFKSLNVSKTDGINIIKMTREKPVNDKGQINEGYVLEIDAANPSGYAKTKQLLIDLKAKPEYNFVSFRIRNMGHNDASQKFKEILEQLPDQIPQLELFFSDRATNTSSLIALENKTIKELSLYTLGNSLLDNWSINPFALRNTKWINTNDYNVSFEYKRGEDIATRITFNTLAFDSSDYQENDSDPFKRINLGLRMAYYARNNEPIFQGGFGAGLNPDHNEGDNSYPVGLDFSRVAKIKSLRGLKFHDEFKPSNKARKISRLVLFNDSASFSVKAQDLNEAGLEHIVDEPMQPSKIIFSNGSITKRIRIETDEQLSGSGLVNLTLFIKYAKNASDFSNEIEINPGASSLKTQLEQAGFKVVEAQNFTFA; encoded by the coding sequence ATGAATTTTTTGAAAAACAAAAAAATTAGAAATCTTACATTATCGCTTTTTTCAACCGTATCGCTTGCAACAATAGTTACTACATCTTTATATTACACCAATTCTAAGCCAAATGAGGGTGTTGATTACCAAACAAATGCAAGTGCAGACACTAAATTTATCGCAAAAGATAATTTAGATTTACAAAAAACAATAAACTCATTAACCGACGAAAACATTAGAGAATTACCTAAACCTATTGAAAAACCAAAACCTAAACCAAAGCCAGAAGAATCAAAAAAAGTGGAAATAATTAAAGTTGAACCTATTGAAAAGCCTAAACCTAAACCCGAACCTATCCCCCAACCAAAACCTATCGAAGAACCAAAACCAATTGAAAAACCTAAACCTATAGTTATACCTAAAACGGAACCTAAACCAGAAATAATTCCCACACCAATTCCACAACCAAAGCCACAGATAATTGATACAACCACTCAAATCAATCCATTCGCAAGTGATGATTCAAAGGCATTAATAAATATTTTAGGAGTAAATGTTCGTGCTGAAGTTACAAGACAAAAACCAAGAGAAATTAATCACTTTGATATTCAAAATAAAATAAGTAACATCGAACCCTATCAAAGTAATTTTATAGATAAAATTGTACGTCTTGAAGTGACAGAACAACTAATTGATAAAGTTGTAGAAAATGTAGCAGGTGATGGAACAAAAAATACTGGAATAAATGCCAAATATATACGTGAATCTGCTTTAAAAATATTAAGAGAGGTAAAACCAGAAGATATAGCAGCAAATATTGCAACACAGGTAACCGGTTTTTGACAAAGACAATTTGAAAAATGATCAAAATTATTTGATAGTGAAAATGTAATTAATTTTTTAGTTCCTGATGCAGCTCAAAAATATAAAACAATGCAATTTCATTCACGCGATCATCGTTATATATGATTGTATAATAATTTAGATTTTACAAAATTTAAAAGACTTTCAGCTAACGCTCTTAAAAATTTATCTGAGGGTTTAATAATTTCTGAAGATAATGTTTTTATTAACGAAAATGGAGAATTAGATTCATATTCGGCCGGTTATCCTGAAGGATATAATAATGAAATAGCCCGTAGAACAAGAGATAATTACGAAAGACGTGTATTTAGTTTTAGTTCTGCTGAAATTCGAACTCCATATAATGTTCAACATGGTATTTATCCAGGTTGAAAAAGCCAAGATGTAACTGATGAAGAACAATTTAAATCTTTAAACGTTTCAAAAACCGATGGTATTAATATTATTAAAATGACACGTGAAAAACCTGTAAATGATAAAGGGCAAATTAATGAAGGTTATGTTTTAGAAATAGATGCCGCTAATCCAAGTGGTTATGCCAAAACTAAACAATTATTAATTGATTTAAAAGCAAAACCTGAGTATAATTTTGTCTCATTTCGAATAAGAAATATGGGGCACAATGATGCGAGCCAAAAATTTAAAGAAATTTTAGAACAATTACCAGATCAAATACCACAGCTAGAATTATTCTTCTCAGATCGAGCAACAAATACAAGTTCATTAATTGCTCTTGAAAATAAAACAATTAAAGAATTGTCGCTATATACACTTGGAAATTCTTTATTAGATAATTGAAGCATAAACCCGTTTGCTTTACGCAACACAAAATGAATTAATACAAACGATTACAACGTAAGTTTTGAATACAAACGAGGTGAGGATATTGCTACTAGAATTACCTTTAATACTTTAGCTTTTGATAGTTCTGATTATCAAGAAAATGATTCTGATCCATTTAAGCGTATTAATTTAGGTTTAAGAATGGCATATTATGCTCGTAATAATGAACCAATTTTCCAAGGTGGTTTTGGAGCTGGTCTAAACCCAGATCATAATGAAGGCGATAATAGTTATCCAGTTGGACTAGATTTTTCAAGAGTAGCTAAAATCAAAAGTTTAAGAGGTCTTAAATTCCATGACGAATTTAAGCCAAGTAATAAAGCAAGAAAAATCAGCCGTCTAGTTTTATTTAACGACTCAGCTTCATTTAGTGTTAAAGCTCAAGATTTAAACGAAGCCGGTTTAGAACATATTGTTGATGAACCAATGCAACCTTCAAAAATAATATTTTCTAATGGTTCAATAACTAAACGAATTAGAATTGAAACTGATGAACAATTAAGTGGTTCAGGATTAGTGAATTTAACTCTATTTATTAAATATGCTAAAAATGCTTCTGATTTTAGCAACGAAATAGAAATAAATCCAGGTGCTAGTTCATTAAAAACACAATTAGAACAAGCTGGATTTAAAGTAGTTGAAGCACAAAACTTTACTTTTGCGTAA
- a CDS encoding lactate/malate family dehydrogenase has product MKKIIVVGLGNVGFTYVNVSVARGLEAQWVFVDKNEEVAYAHAKDFSDMVAIMPRNGSTFRTGTLEQDAADADIVAVCASIPANKDFSDRLALAGANAKMMASFGSVLKEKGFKGTVVVAANPCDVMAAVFHYASGLPANKVISAGTILDGARLKKLISQRYNVQADSIQVSMIAEHGASAMAVWSNAKIGETLIKDLPQFTEEVKQKLYEDSKKEAFEIFSRKGNTQFGIGTSMYEITAAILQNKRKIMTVGVKLPDTFKHPGIYFSIPVVVGENGYEYLPEKMSLTPEEWEKFDKFSEGFAKVHNDTLSQIGVKHVFK; this is encoded by the coding sequence ATGAAAAAAATTATTGTTGTCGGCCTAGGAAATGTTGGATTTACATATGTAAATGTTTCAGTTGCTAGAGGTCTAGAAGCACAATGAGTATTTGTTGATAAAAATGAAGAAGTGGCTTATGCTCATGCAAAAGATTTTTCAGACATGGTTGCAATTATGCCAAGAAATGGTTCTACATTTAGAACAGGTACATTAGAGCAAGACGCTGCAGATGCTGATATTGTTGCTGTGTGTGCTTCAATTCCAGCAAACAAAGACTTTTCAGATCGTCTAGCACTAGCTGGTGCGAATGCTAAAATGATGGCTTCATTTGGTTCTGTATTAAAAGAAAAAGGATTTAAAGGTACAGTTGTTGTGGCTGCAAACCCTTGTGATGTAATGGCCGCTGTATTCCACTACGCATCAGGTTTACCAGCAAACAAAGTTATTTCAGCAGGTACAATTTTAGACGGTGCTAGATTGAAAAAACTTATCTCACAAAGATACAACGTACAAGCAGATTCAATTCAAGTTTCAATGATCGCAGAACACGGTGCTTCAGCAATGGCTGTATGATCAAATGCTAAAATTGGTGAAACATTAATTAAAGATTTACCTCAATTTACTGAAGAAGTTAAACAAAAACTATACGAAGACAGTAAAAAAGAAGCATTTGAAATTTTCTCACGTAAAGGAAATACACAATTCGGTATTGGTACATCAATGTACGAAATTACTGCCGCTATTTTACAAAACAAGAGAAAAATTATGACAGTTGGTGTGAAATTGCCTGATACATTCAAACACCCTGGAATTTACTTTTCAATCCCTGTAGTTGTTGGTGAAAATGGTTATGAATACTTACCAGAAAAAATGTCTCTAACACCAGAAGAATGAGAAAAATTTGATAAATTCTCAGAAGGATTTGCCAAAGTACACAACGATACTTTAAGTCAAATTGGTGTAAAACACGTTTTTAAATAA